DNA from Malus sylvestris chromosome 11, drMalSylv7.2, whole genome shotgun sequence:
GCCCTGCCGGGCTCTACCGCGGGATTGGGGCTATGGGACTCGGCGCGGGCCCGGCACACGCCGTCTACTTCTCGGTGTACGAGATGAGCAAGAAGTATTTCTCGGGCGGGAACCCGAACAACCCGGCTGCCCACGCGATTTCCGGCGTGTTCGCAACGGTGTCGAGTGACGCTGTTTTTACCCCGATGGATATGGTGAAGCAGAGGTTGCAGCTGGGGACTAATTTGCACAGCCCGTACAAGGGGGTGTGGGATTGTGTGCGGAAGGTGTTCAAGGAAGATGGGTTTAGGGCGTTTTACGCTTCCTACAGGACGACTGTGTTGATGAATGCGCCGTACACGGCGGTGCATTTCGCGACGTACGAGGCGGCAAAGAGGGCTTTGAATGAGATTTCGCCCGAGCATGCGGATGACGAGAGGTTGATTGTTCATGCCACTGCTGGTGCTGCAGCCGGGGGGTTGGCTGCGGTGGTCACTACGCCGCTTGATGTGGTGAAAACGCAATTACAGTGTCAGGTATAGTAACTTCTGGCTTTCCCATATTCAGATTAACTTGTTggtgttagtttttagtttgatTTAAATACATTCTGATGCAACTGATAACCTTTCAATTTCATCATACAATCAATCACTTTGATACCGCTTAGTTACACATCCACGCTACTAGGTTCAACGATGCAATTGATACCCTTTAGTTCTAGACACTGATTGCTCTGCCCTGTAATCTTTCCGATTCCTGGCATCTACTAATGATGTTGCATAGCGATAAGCTGATAATTCTGTTTGTTGGTTTCCGCAAAGTTTGTCTCCGATGGAATCCTAGGTTATTGTTACTTGGACTGGCTGTTTGtgcttgtgtttttctttttcttatgtaAAGAAATAATATGGGGCAGAGAGACCAAGTAAAAAATCGATAGGTTTTTTTGcgtttgacagagtaatggagcAGAAAGAAGTAATAAGTGTTGTACTTGGTTTTTATAAGTGTCGTCCTTCTTTTCTGTGGTTCAGTGATTGTCTCTCTTGAAAGCGGGATTCTGTGTCATACTCAAGTTTAGTTAGTCTGGTTGGACAATCTATTAAGAGTCTGAACGTAATTTTTTATGTAAGCAGATTGGtgtatagccgaccccacttagtgggaaaaggctttgttgttgttgttgttgtaagcaGATTGGTGTGGGACTAGATCCTCTGCTAGAGTAACAAACAATCCATCTTTCTCGCTCTCGCTCTTTCTCCCAATCAATCATGAGGGGCAGTTCCGGTCTACGATTTATGGGTGGTCGTTTTAGTGCTTTGCCATAGGATAAGGAAGGTCCTCGCTCAAGACTTTACGAATGACTGATAAACCATAGGATTTAGTTGTAATGGAATTACTACATCCGATGCTTCATATACCTGGTTGTAATGGTATTACTATATCCGATGATTCACACACCTTTAGTTATAATGGTATTACTAGGCATTGGATGATTTGAGTGAAGGTTTAAATACTCATCTGAATGCAAACCTGCCTGAAGCTTTGCTGCTTTTCTTAACATGGATTTGTTGTGCAGGGTATTTGCGGATGTGACAGATTTAAAAGTGGTTCGATTACTGATGTTATTCAAACAATTGTGAGAAAGGATGGGTACAAAGGTCTTCTTAGGGGATGGGCTCCAAGAACGCTTTTCCATGCCCCAGCTGCTGCCATCTGCTGGTCCACATATGAAGCCTCAAAAACCTTCTTCCAAGATCTCAATGGCAGTCGTAACAGTGGAACTATAACCTGAAGGGACTTTTAAAGACAAGTGAGATTTTTTTCGTTTCAATAGCGATACATCTTCAGCCTGTATAATTGACGATCTGAGTTGCTGCACACGAAGGATAGTAAGCAAGTCAATCAGAAGTTTTCATACCTGACTCCAGTCTATTTTATGGGCAGTAGTAGTCGGTAAGTTGGAGTGTGGGTtaaatttatttgtacttttacCATTGTTGTTTGTTTCAAGTAGTTTTTTCTTTCCCGTCTCAGATTTTGTTCTAATAAACGTAGAAAtcaaatgtttttgttcattcgTCAGATTCTGTGCTACATGAATGAGACCCTTTGGAATCCTTTTCATCATTGGGTTTCTTGGTGATGTATGAATCAATCAGTCAATcataaagttttgaattataTTCCATCTCGCAAATAATTTTCGCGCATGTTGTTGATTTTTGCTTCGGTACCTAGGATTTattttgcaaaagaacggagagttGGATGGAGACCTCAATCATAGAATAccagctggatggatgaagtggaagaatgcatccggcgtgttgtgtgaccgtcgtatgccactaaagctcaagggaaaatttgatAGGATGGTAATAAGGCTGGCAATGCTTTATGGCACAGAATATTGTGCGGTGAAGTATCAACACTTACATAGAATGAGTGCAGCAGTGATGAGAATACTTTGTTGGATGTGTAGGCACACGAGCAAGGATAAGATtatgaatgaggatatccgaggtaaagtaggaatagtcgaaattgaaggaaagatgagagaaaatcggttatggtggtttgaacatgtgaaacgaaggtctactgacgttccggttagaagatgcgattaaGGGATAGAGGTTCAATGTTGAAGGGGTAAAGGAATacctaggaagactttggaagagactctaagagtACTTGCATTTAATGGAAGACGTGATACAGAACCGAGCGTAATAGCGTTCTAAAATTCATATGGCcgacctcacttagtgggaaaaagctttgttgttgttgttgttgttgttgatttcTACTTTGTATTTGAGCCGTGTTGGTCCTGCTTTTCAAGACACTTTCTcctcagaaattcaagtgtttcTCGGAAAAGTACTTTTAACTCTTTAAATAACCCAGAAGTACTTTTGAGTATTTGAAGCTTCTAGTAATTTGAAAAGCATTTCCAAACAAACGTTgacacaaaagtttcacttgGACTGTTGATCTTTATTTTGAAGAATCCATGGCATTGTACTATTAAAACAGATGAGAAATTCAGACAATAGCTAGAACTTAATAGCAGTGAGGACTTTTGTACACAAATATGAAGAGATGACTTTCAATCAGTTGCCGTAAAACCGGATGAAAATTGCCGAAAAACTATAGCCCGGCTACCCGGAAAAGGGAACGTTTGTATTTGAAGTTTGAATCTCTTGGAGAAGACCAAAATGCTTCATAAGCTTACAACCTGACCAACAATCACAGTGATATCATCTGGCTTTCCACCTGCACAACAGAAAACTCAGGTCAGCCAAGAGATCAACGAATAACGGGGCCTTGTCGTCATAGTATAAAACCGGATAGGCCGTGCCTGTAAGCTTCATTCCGAGAATCTTCTTCCACAAAGGAGGCTCGAAACCCTGAAAGGTGTTACGGAGGAAGGAAATCAATACGTAATCATGTTTTCGTCGAGAGAAAGTATTATGATTTCGAAGTTGGTCAAGTCGGATCGATGATTTTACCTTTGATCTAGCCTCCATGGAGTAGGGAGAATCGAAGTTTGAATCCAACGAATGATTGTTTGCCAAATTAGCTAATGCCTTTGCTAGCAATAAGATCAATTTCAGTTAGAAAGGACATAAGTTCTGTGCTGACTTAGTTACTAATTAATTCCCGGTCACGTTTGTTTGATTTCGGAAACACATACCAGCCTCAGCAACGTCTCTGTATCCGGTCACTGTCGAAACAATTTCATGGTCGAAAACATTGTCAAAAAGTCCGTCCGAGCCCATAACTATGGTGTCTCCTTCCATCATCTCAACATTGGAAACCTGCAATCGGAGTGGAGCACTCGAAAGTCTTACGACCATTTTGTTTCAATGCAGAGAGCAACTAGAGGAGATATAAAAACCCGCGAGACATTTGTGTACGTGTGTGTGCAGTTGATTCGAAGTAGGACTCGGGACTGAAAGTTTAGAAAGACTAGAAATGTAGACAGTAATCGCGTAAGGTTGGAGCGGTGTAAATACCATCGCATCCTGATACGTTTGGCCAACAATCTCTGAACTAAGTTGGTATGGACAATCGAAATAGTGTTCTTGTGGAGATGTGGAAAATTTGATTTTACCTGCAAGTCAAGTCACAGCTACATGTCACTTGAAAATAAACTGAGAGTTGATCAGAACTTGCGCGAAGAAAGCGTGAACTATTACCTTCACGAATAACCCTTAATCCGCAATCCCCAACATTCGCGATTTTCAGAATCCCGTCCCTCTCCAGCATGGCAATCATTCTAATCAGCATAGGAAAGCTGAGGTAAGAATCTCTTGAACAAATATGGCAACTATAGCGAAGTTCTCTTGAATGAAATGATGATCTTACACCGTAGCAGAACCTATCGAAGAGGTATAAGCGTGTGCTTTTCCTATCAGAATCCGAGGATCGTTGTTCACCTGCTACGTAGGTGACATGCATGGTTCTTAGCGAACACGAAATATGCAGAGACTCAAAAATCTACATAACAATAGTGAAAGTGCTACTTGGTTTAGAGAGAAACTACCTCCACATCTCCCACAAAATTTGAGGCATTGGTCATCAATTCTTTCGGGAACAATGAAGGATCTACATCCTGTTCAGCCCAACTGCCAAGCCAAATAACAAGAAGATCACAAATTCCGAAATCAAGGAACGACTTACAGCGTCGATGCAGAAAAACATCTGAATTATGTGTCCACTCCTTGGAGTTTATTAAACCAGTTTCCCTGGATTCCttgttctcttttttttttgaatcgtAAAACGCTGTTTGAGAACCTTACCCGGAGACACCATCAGCAACAGCAAGAACTCCCCCATTGTAGCTGCTCACAAAGAAAGCATCTTCCCCACCTTTTTCAACCTTTTTCACCCACAGAGACTTgcaaaggttaaaaaaaaagaccGGGAATTTCTTAAAGAAACTTAATGCTTTCCACAAATAAACTTACAAAGTATGAGTTGACATGCGTGCCGTTTGGTGTCTAGGATTGAAATGATTTTGGTAACAGACTAGACTCGATGTACGTTTGAAGGTAGAAGATGGATTAGACAAGAAGGCCGCTTACCCCTTACAATCACCGCAAAAACAGTAGAATTGTGAGGGATAAGTTTCCTTCATGACGAATCCATCTCTGCCTTCAAAGGAAGTAAAATTTGGAAGTAAAACCATTCCGTACTTCGATCCAATGAGTTatacaatccaatccaatccaattcaATCCTAGACACCAAGCGAGGCCACATGGTTTGCGAGCTTGCACTAACCTTGTTGGGATGTGGAATAAGATAAGTTCCAACAGAGAAACACAGCTCTGGCCTACATATTTTTATCAGAAGCTCAAACAGTTAACTCGAAGAATTCGACTGAAACGATAAGGAAAATCTCAGAATTGGGCTCACCGAAATGGTTTGAGTTCCGACGAAGCAGCTGAGCAGgatagcaatcttttcttcttccaagTTTCATCAGTGAGTGATAGAGCAGAGGAAATGGAGTGAATAAGCGGGTGAGACTTCGGAATTGAGGCCCGGAATATGGGAACTGCCATTTCCCGCTTCCCCTCTCCCTCCCTCACCCACCTGCCGGGCAAGCTTGTAGGAGAGCTCAAATGTGTGGCTTAAAGTTGAAACTTCAGCCACAAACACAAAGCTTCTTTATTTGCACTTCCACAACAAGTAAGCAATCAGGGCCCATATGTGGCTGTTTCTAGTAAGCGCTTCTCAGCAAAAGTgcttttatgaacttacctccCCAATTAAAATCCAAGTGGAAGAGAAATTACTTTTTGTAGGACAATACATGTCTCCGTTGTATAGGTGCGTCTCATTGTCCACCTAGTTGTGATTAACGTATATTTTAACGTATACGTATTGTTATCTTTTCTTTGTtgggtataaaatttaaaagcATAATTGTTCTTTATCTCATTTGTCATTTAAAAAACATGTCtagcaaaaatacaaaaaaagaataataataatttgaagATTTTTGGTCATTCATATGTATTAGGTAAATGAAGGATCATTGTGAGGATATTAGTTAATAGTTATTATCAAAACCGTTAATTTGTTTCATACTTCTTCCACGAAGCacttaagagcaagtccacccctaaggactttgtgctagcacccagcgcatttatccactcaagtgaacagtaatagaccccagTGAACAATAATAAaccaaagcatctccacccctaacaaaaaatagcctagtccattttattaaaatattattattttttattataaaataataattttatttttaatttctgaatttataaaaaataaaataataataataataataatatctaaatttattaaaaaatttatgtattttttaaaagtgaaattcttaatttttgggagaaaaaacgtggaccgttgatctgtgatcagaatgtccattttaaaagtcaaatttaatttttttttaccgttggaaatccaacggtctacaaaaactagccgttggaaatccaacggcataCATTTCGCCATGTCGCCGACCCAGGGGTGGGGTGTGAGTGCGCCTACTAGGTGGGCCTAACCTCTGAACGTCTGTCGGCTACTCGCCATAAAGGCCGCGTGAAAGGCACACGCCAACCCAATTGCCTGGTTCCTTGCTTAGTCAAATTTGGGCTGGCCTGGAGACCAGCTTGGGCTGCGTCCCAGGCAAAGGGCTGGAGTGGATTGACTGGCTCCCAGCCTGATTTTTGTACTTTGTGCTGGGCTATTCCACCTCTGGTTGACTTGCTCTAAAGGGTTTTTTCataatttacttgcattttcaTTAAGGATTAGTTCCAaaattatttttaccaaaaacatttttaattatgctaaaagcacttccaaacgaacCAATCCACGATAAAAGGACTGGTTACAAAATTTCTGTCATAGACTATAAGCCTTGCTGGTTATAAACTGAGAAAGCAGCtaaaacaattatattttcagACTTCTCCTCTCAAATTCCAACAAGGCACCAGTGGTCTAGTGGTAGAATAGTACCCTGCCACGGTACAGACCCGGGTTCGATTCCCGGCTGGTgcatcctttttcctttttttggttCTTCACATATATAGAGTTTCCCCAAAACGAGCTTCTCACACTTCTCGGATGTTTGGTTCTCTCCACCGCTGAAACGACGATGAACGCCGCAGCTCCTCCTGATTTCATCCAAGGTTTCGTATTTCCCACATTTCTCTTCCTTATTTTTTCAATTCGTTTTCTCTACTCATCGATTATTGATATGTGCATTGTGATTCCAGTCACAGACTACCAGAACGGAAGCGATTCCGACACCAACATCGACGACGACGATGCAGCCGCCGCCGAGTTCTACCAGCCAGTCTCCGCCGTCGATTCCGAAGATGACGAAGACCAGATCGGAAACGACGCCGCTCCGATCCACTCCCAGCTGCACTCCAACGGCGTCACTGTCAATCAGGTCGAGGGGGGAATCTCGTTTCTCCAGCTAAACGACGACGTCGGGCGCAATGATCACTTGAACAGCAGTAGGGATGGCGaagcggaagaagaagaagaagtggaggaggaggaggcttCCGATTCGGCGATCATGAGGGCGTTCAGAGAAGACGAGAGTCGCAGAAACGCGCCGCTGACGGCGGAGAACGCGACGAGGGTCAGAGAGGCCATGCGTGGAATTTCATTCGCCGGAACTCCTCCGCATTGGGCGGAGCTGATCGCCGAGAACAACTGGATGGACCGCCTTCACGGGCTCGGACAATCTTCGTCCCGGAGCTAAAACAGTTTAATTGTATTCTCTCTTTTTTATCTGTTTGGAGTGGACTGCAAATTTTCAAATATGTTGggtgtaaaatataatttcaataATATTAATATCCAGCAATTCACATAATTCTGGGGAAATCTTCCAAAAAAACCAAATCTTCCACCTTATTATGCACTTCTAATTCTGATTAATTAATAAAAGCAGGTTACAATTAGGAAGCAACAAACTTTATTATACCAAAAACAGGATTTCTAATAGCCTAACATAACTCTAAACACTAGTAAATTCCGGGAAAGTTGGGAAGTACAACCGCGACTGCCGCCCCTGCTCTCCACTGCCGCCAACATCCGCCAGGTGCCGCCATTAGCAAATCTATTACTTTACATGGTAACGGGATGCTGTTGATGTA
Protein-coding regions in this window:
- the LOC126590548 gene encoding uncharacterized protein LOC126590548 translates to MNAAAPPDFIQVTDYQNGSDSDTNIDDDDAAAAEFYQPVSAVDSEDDEDQIGNDAAPIHSQLHSNGVTVNQVEGGISFLQLNDDVGRNDHLNSSRDGEAEEEEEVEEEEASDSAIMRAFREDESRRNAPLTAENATRVREAMRGISFAGTPPHWAELIAENNWMDRLHGLGQSSSRS
- the LOC126590525 gene encoding probable protein phosphatase 2C 26, translating into MAVPIFRASIPKSHPLIHSISSALSLTDETWKKKRLLSCSAASSELKPFRPELCFSVGTYLIPHPNKVEKGGEDAFFVSSYNGGVLAVADGVSGWAEQDVDPSLFPKELMTNASNFVGDVEVNNDPRILIGKAHAYTSSIGSATVMIAMLERDGILKIANVGDCGLRVIREGKIKFSTSPQEHYFDCPYQLSSEIVGQTYQDAMVSNVEMMEGDTIVMGSDGLFDNVFDHEIVSTVTGYRDVAEAAKALANLANNHSLDSNFDSPYSMEARSKGFEPPLWKKILGMKLTGGKPDDITVIVGQVVSL
- the LOC126590524 gene encoding uncharacterized protein LOC126590524, whose product is MATDATAKFQNQDFHQVPKPQDYLPTPTVSPHDGLHFWQFMIAGSIAGMVEHMAMFPVDTVKTHMQALGSCPIKSVGLRQALRSILKSEGPAGLYRGIGAMGLGAGPAHAVYFSVYEMSKKYFSGGNPNNPAAHAISGVFATVSSDAVFTPMDMVKQRLQLGTNLHSPYKGVWDCVRKVFKEDGFRAFYASYRTTVLMNAPYTAVHFATYEAAKRALNEISPEHADDERLIVHATAGAAAGGLAAVVTTPLDVVKTQLQCQGICGCDRFKSGSITDVIQTIVRKDGYKGLLRGWAPRTLFHAPAAAICWSTYEASKTFFQDLNGSRNSGTIT